From one Staphylococcus kloosii genomic stretch:
- a CDS encoding lipid II:glycine glycyltransferase FemX, which produces MEKMNITNQQHDAFVKSHPNGDLLQLTKWAETKKLTGWYSKRIAVGENGKIVGVGQLLFKKVPKLPYTLCYISRGFVTDYSNKLALEALLENAMQVAKDEKAYAIKIDPDVEVDKGVDALRNLKSLGFKHKGFKQGLSKDYIQPRMTMITPIDKDDESLIQSFERRNRSKVRLALKRGTKVEKSDRAGLETFANLMKITGERDGFLTRDISYFQNIYDALHDDGDAELFLVKLEPKPVLKELRQDMDDLDQEIVKLTEKKQDKKTLNKIKDAGNKKDKTQALIDDLERLEATHPDGIYLSGALLMFSGEKAYYLYGASSNEFRDFLPNHHMQFAMMQYARERGAKTYDFGGTDNDPDKDSDHYGLWTFKKVWGTYLSEKIGEFDYVLNKPLYQIIENVKPRLTKAKIALSRKLKRK; this is translated from the coding sequence ATGGAAAAGATGAATATTACAAATCAACAACATGATGCATTTGTGAAAAGTCATCCAAATGGGGATTTACTTCAATTAACAAAATGGGCCGAAACAAAAAAATTAACAGGCTGGTATTCTAAGCGTATCGCTGTCGGTGAAAATGGTAAAATCGTAGGTGTAGGGCAATTATTGTTCAAAAAAGTACCTAAATTACCTTACACGTTATGTTATATCTCAAGAGGATTTGTCACTGATTATTCGAATAAATTAGCTTTAGAAGCATTATTAGAAAATGCGATGCAAGTGGCTAAAGATGAAAAAGCTTATGCAATTAAAATAGACCCAGACGTAGAAGTAGATAAAGGCGTTGATGCATTACGCAACTTAAAATCACTAGGTTTTAAACATAAAGGCTTCAAACAAGGATTATCAAAAGACTATATTCAACCTAGAATGACAATGATTACTCCAATAGATAAAGATGATGAATCACTTATTCAAAGTTTTGAACGTAGAAACCGTTCTAAAGTTAGATTAGCATTAAAACGCGGTACAAAAGTTGAAAAGTCAGATAGAGCAGGTTTAGAAACTTTTGCGAATCTAATGAAAATAACTGGTGAAAGAGATGGCTTTTTAACAAGGGATATCTCATATTTCCAAAATATCTATGATGCATTACATGACGATGGAGACGCCGAATTGTTTTTAGTTAAGCTTGAACCTAAACCAGTCTTAAAAGAACTAAGACAAGACATGGATGACTTAGATCAAGAAATTGTTAAACTAACTGAGAAAAAACAAGATAAAAAAACTTTAAACAAAATAAAAGATGCTGGTAACAAAAAAGATAAAACACAAGCATTAATTGATGACCTAGAACGGTTAGAAGCTACGCATCCTGATGGTATATATCTATCAGGCGCATTATTAATGTTCTCAGGAGAAAAGGCTTATTATTTATACGGTGCGTCATCAAATGAATTTAGAGACTTTTTACCAAACCATCACATGCAGTTTGCAATGATGCAATATGCGAGAGAACGTGGTGCCAAAACTTATGATTTTGGTGGTACTGACAATGATCCTGATAAAGATTCAGATCATTATGGTTTATGGACCTTTAAAAAAGTATGGGGAACTTATTTAAGTGAAAAGATCGGAGAATTCGATTACGTGCTAAATAAACCACTTTACCAAATTATTGAAAATGTTAAACCACGCTTAACAAAAGCTAAAATCGCACTTTCTAGAAAACTTAAAAGAAAATAA
- the moaA gene encoding GTP 3',8-cyclase MoaA: MVEQITDKLGRPIRDLRLSVTDRCNFRCDYCMPKEIFGDDYVFLPKDELLTFDEMTRIAEVYTQLGVKKIRITGGEPLMRRDLYKLIEQLSQIDAIEDIGLTTNGLLLKKHGQNLYDAGLRRINVSLDAIDDKVFQNINNRNIKASTILDQIDYAVSIGFHVKVNVVIQKGVNDDQIIPMIEYFKDKDIEIRFIEFMDVGNDNGWDFSKVVTKDEMLSTVEQHFDIAPVEPKYYGEVAKYYRHLDNGAKFGLITSVSQSFCSTCTRARLSSDGKFYGCLFSEIDGFNVKSFLRSGATDSELKEQFKALWNIRDDRYSDERTEQTVANRKRKKINMNYIGG; this comes from the coding sequence ATGGTTGAACAAATAACTGATAAATTAGGTAGACCGATTCGAGACTTAAGATTATCAGTTACCGATCGGTGTAACTTTCGTTGTGACTATTGCATGCCGAAAGAAATATTTGGAGATGACTATGTCTTTCTCCCAAAAGATGAATTATTAACTTTTGACGAGATGACTCGTATTGCAGAAGTCTATACGCAACTTGGAGTGAAGAAAATACGCATTACTGGTGGGGAACCACTAATGCGCAGAGATTTATATAAGTTAATAGAACAGTTGTCACAAATAGATGCCATCGAAGATATAGGTTTAACTACAAATGGATTACTGTTAAAAAAGCACGGGCAAAATTTATACGATGCAGGTTTAAGAAGAATAAATGTGAGTCTTGATGCGATTGATGACAAAGTCTTTCAAAATATAAATAACCGTAATATTAAAGCAAGTACGATATTGGACCAAATTGATTATGCTGTTAGTATTGGATTCCATGTTAAAGTGAACGTGGTTATTCAAAAAGGTGTGAACGACGATCAAATTATTCCAATGATTGAATACTTTAAAGATAAAGACATTGAAATACGTTTTATTGAATTTATGGACGTAGGTAATGATAACGGCTGGGATTTTAGTAAAGTCGTTACTAAAGATGAAATGCTATCAACCGTGGAACAACATTTTGATATTGCACCTGTGGAACCTAAATATTATGGTGAAGTTGCTAAATATTACCGACATTTAGACAATGGGGCGAAATTTGGCTTGATAACGAGTGTATCTCAATCGTTCTGTTCAACTTGCACACGAGCAAGACTATCATCAGATGGTAAATTTTACGGTTGTTTATTTAGTGAAATCGATGGTTTCAATGTGAAATCTTTTTTACGTTCAGGTGCAACCGATTCAGAACTTAAAGAGCAATTTAAAGCATTATGGAACATTCGAGATGATCGTTATTCAGATGAACGAACTGAACAAACAGTTGCTAATCGTAAACGTAAGAAAATTAATATGAACTACATTGGAGGTTAG
- a CDS encoding VOC family protein, protein MNLKLDHFVHYINNLSEFKYPGELLTLYNGGRHERFGTFNRLAYISNAYIELLDIYNKETLLKICKTDEGRVAFPSKLIQDNYKQGLKTLAFSTDDIDYLKLELESKGIDIIGPVKMNRVDAKGNKIEWQLLYINELDEKVKPPFFIQWDEPDEVREKKLAPYRQNEFTVKRVRIGCENRKITAAKWRQWYEMIVVNDDDDVTELQLPNDNVIYEFYNSDNPKYEKIVLHDSKTTAPYTLIIRGLHYLFEAD, encoded by the coding sequence ATGAATCTTAAACTTGATCATTTCGTGCACTATATAAATAATTTATCAGAGTTTAAATATCCTGGGGAATTATTAACATTATATAATGGGGGACGTCATGAACGTTTTGGTACGTTCAATCGACTAGCTTATATATCGAACGCTTACATAGAATTATTAGATATCTATAATAAAGAAACTTTATTAAAAATATGTAAAACAGACGAGGGCAGAGTTGCCTTTCCTTCAAAATTAATTCAAGACAATTATAAACAAGGATTAAAAACGCTCGCTTTTAGTACAGATGATATTGACTATTTAAAGTTAGAATTAGAATCTAAGGGTATTGATATTATTGGTCCAGTTAAAATGAACCGTGTTGATGCAAAGGGTAATAAAATAGAATGGCAACTATTGTACATTAATGAACTAGATGAAAAAGTTAAACCGCCATTTTTTATACAATGGGATGAACCGGATGAAGTGAGAGAAAAGAAATTAGCACCATATAGGCAAAATGAATTTACAGTTAAAAGAGTGCGCATTGGATGCGAAAATAGAAAGATTACTGCCGCTAAATGGAGACAGTGGTACGAAATGATTGTCGTCAACGATGATGATGACGTCACGGAGTTACAATTACCAAATGATAATGTGATTTATGAATTTTACAATAGTGATAATCCTAAATATGAAAAAATAGTCTTGCATGATAGCAAGACTACTGCGCCATATACGTTAATAATTAGAGGTCTACATTATCTTTTTGAGGCTGATTAA
- a CDS encoding efflux RND transporter permease subunit gives MIKKLLQFSLGNKFAIFLMVLLVILGGIYSSVKLKQELLPDVEPPMMTIQTSVPGATPTAVKDDVSDKIDDQIRSMADVKNVSAESIQNASMVTVEYEDSTDMDKAENDLKKELDKIKFKSGVKEPEITRNSMDAFPIVAYSFTNKEDNLKEATKKINQHLIPKLQQVKGVQNAQVNGQTKREVSIKFDKAKLSKNHLTEQDVQKYIKNATSQTPLGLFQFDDTDKSVVVDGKYKSVDALKNLTIPQQSAASGASSAGGQQASEMMSQQSSGDDDSSSSVKLKDIADVKLGDTRESISKTNGKDALNVQITKAQDANTVQVADDVRDKINDFKKQNPDMESHIVLDTAKPIKDSLHTMINKALLGTIVAIIVILLFLRNIRMTTISIVSIPMSILIAMIALKLSDISLNILTLGALTVAIGRVIDDSIVVVENIYRRLSDKNEQLVKDDLIISATKEVFKPILSSTIVTIIVFLPLAFVSGSVGEMFRPFALAITFSLLASLLVSITIVPALGSTYFKKGLKRKKEKSLGIVGSNYRKVLSWSLNHKWIVLILSTVILISSIVLGAAKIGTSYISTGDDKYMALTYTPKPGETEGKVLDHAEQVQKYLNHKGKVKTVQYSVGGPSPTDPTGSTNSLALMVQYDSNTPNFDEEPDKVLKHIGKYKHPGEWGNQDMGTGGSNNKIEIDVTGPSLAKIKGTVNKIEDTMQKEHGIANVKSDLSQTYEQYNVNVDHNKAAKQGITASQLAMTLNQNTPDQTVTTVKDGGKNVNVKIKQDKVTDWSKEKLENTKVPSQTGKEVKLSDIASLEKTSTPNKIKTEAGDYTSTVSGKVTSSNVGGISQKMISKVNKMDKPNSVKVNVGGANDDIGNAITQLTLAMLAAIIIVYLVLVLTFKGALAPFTILFSLPFTVIGVVLALVITGETLSVPSMIGMLMLIGIVVTNAIVLIDRVINNEKSGMPMKEALIEAGGTRIRPILMTALATIGALLPMLFGKDSSMLISKGMAATVIGGLISSTLLTLIVVPVIYEILMTMRNKLKRKFNK, from the coding sequence ATGATAAAGAAACTGCTACAGTTCTCACTGGGAAACAAATTTGCCATATTTCTAATGGTACTGCTAGTTATTCTCGGTGGTATTTATTCGAGTGTAAAACTTAAACAAGAATTATTACCAGATGTTGAGCCACCTATGATGACAATACAGACTTCTGTACCTGGTGCTACACCAACTGCAGTTAAAGACGATGTCAGTGATAAGATTGATGATCAAATACGATCAATGGCAGATGTTAAAAATGTTAGTGCTGAATCTATTCAAAATGCTTCTATGGTAACTGTGGAGTATGAAGATAGTACAGATATGGATAAAGCCGAAAATGATTTGAAAAAAGAACTGGATAAAATAAAGTTTAAAAGTGGCGTCAAAGAGCCAGAAATAACACGTAACTCAATGGACGCTTTTCCTATAGTTGCCTATTCTTTCACTAACAAGGAAGATAACCTTAAAGAGGCAACAAAAAAAATAAATCAACACTTAATACCTAAATTACAACAAGTTAAAGGCGTTCAAAATGCGCAAGTTAATGGACAAACGAAACGTGAAGTCTCAATTAAATTTGATAAAGCAAAACTTAGTAAAAATCATTTAACCGAGCAAGATGTGCAGAAATATATTAAGAATGCTACAAGTCAGACACCATTAGGGTTATTCCAATTTGATGATACTGATAAATCAGTTGTTGTAGATGGCAAATATAAATCGGTCGATGCTTTGAAAAATTTAACTATTCCGCAACAAAGTGCTGCTAGTGGTGCGAGTAGCGCTGGTGGACAACAAGCTAGTGAGATGATGTCACAGCAATCAAGTGGAGATGATGATTCATCTTCATCAGTTAAATTAAAAGATATCGCAGACGTGAAGTTAGGTGATACGCGAGAAAGTATCTCTAAAACGAATGGTAAAGATGCATTAAATGTTCAAATTACAAAAGCTCAAGATGCGAATACTGTACAAGTTGCTGATGACGTAAGAGATAAAATTAATGACTTTAAAAAACAAAATCCTGATATGGAATCGCATATCGTATTAGATACTGCTAAACCTATTAAAGATTCATTACACACAATGATTAATAAAGCATTATTAGGTACTATTGTAGCTATTATCGTTATCTTACTTTTCTTAAGAAATATAAGAATGACGACGATCTCAATCGTATCGATACCAATGTCTATTCTCATAGCAATGATTGCATTGAAGCTCTCTGATATATCATTAAATATATTAACACTAGGGGCTTTAACTGTTGCTATTGGAAGGGTTATCGACGATTCAATCGTAGTAGTGGAAAATATTTATCGACGACTCTCCGATAAAAATGAACAATTAGTTAAAGATGATTTAATTATTAGTGCTACAAAAGAAGTATTTAAACCTATTTTGTCATCAACGATTGTGACGATTATAGTCTTTTTACCGCTTGCTTTTGTAAGTGGTTCAGTTGGGGAAATGTTTAGACCATTTGCTTTAGCTATCACATTTAGTTTATTGGCATCATTATTAGTGTCAATTACAATTGTGCCGGCATTAGGGTCTACTTATTTTAAAAAAGGACTAAAACGTAAAAAAGAAAAATCACTTGGTATAGTTGGATCCAATTATCGTAAAGTTTTATCTTGGTCATTAAATCATAAATGGATTGTATTAATTTTAAGTACAGTTATTTTGATTTCAAGTATAGTACTGGGCGCGGCTAAAATAGGTACAAGCTATATTTCAACTGGTGATGACAAATATATGGCGCTGACTTATACACCAAAACCTGGTGAAACGGAAGGTAAAGTTTTAGATCATGCCGAGCAAGTACAAAAGTATTTAAACCATAAAGGTAAAGTTAAAACAGTTCAATATTCCGTTGGAGGACCTTCGCCAACTGATCCAACAGGTAGTACGAATAGTTTAGCGTTAATGGTGCAATATGATTCTAATACGCCTAATTTTGATGAAGAGCCGGATAAAGTGTTAAAACATATTGGTAAATATAAACATCCTGGTGAATGGGGTAACCAAGATATGGGTACTGGTGGCAGTAACAATAAAATTGAAATTGATGTTACTGGACCTTCTTTAGCTAAAATTAAAGGTACTGTTAATAAAATCGAAGACACTATGCAAAAAGAACATGGTATTGCTAATGTAAAATCTGATTTATCACAAACATATGAACAATACAACGTAAACGTAGATCATAATAAAGCTGCTAAGCAAGGTATTACAGCTTCGCAATTAGCAATGACACTTAATCAAAATACACCGGACCAAACTGTAACTACAGTTAAAGATGGTGGTAAAAATGTTAACGTTAAAATTAAGCAAGACAAAGTAACAGACTGGAGTAAAGAAAAATTAGAAAATACTAAAGTACCATCACAAACGGGCAAAGAAGTTAAACTAAGTGATATTGCTAGTTTGGAAAAAACGTCTACACCAAATAAAATTAAGACAGAAGCTGGAGATTATACATCAACAGTATCTGGTAAAGTAACAAGTAGTAATGTTGGTGGTATTTCACAAAAAATGATTTCTAAAGTGAATAAAATGGATAAACCTAACAGTGTGAAAGTGAATGTTGGTGGCGCCAATGATGATATTGGTAATGCTATCACACAATTAACTTTAGCGATGTTAGCGGCAATCATTATTGTTTATTTAGTATTAGTACTTACTTTCAAAGGTGCCTTAGCGCCATTTACAATTTTATTCTCATTACCATTTACTGTAATCGGGGTCGTATTAGCTTTAGTTATTACAGGAGAAACTTTATCTGTACCAAGTATGATTGGTATGTTAATGCTCATAGGTATTGTAGTAACTAATGCTATCGTACTTATTGATAGAGTAATTAATAATGAAAAATCTGGTATGCCTATGAAAGAAGCGTTGATTGAAGCTGGTGGCACACGTATAAGACCAATTCTAATGACTGCATTAGCAACAATCGGTGCGTTATTACCAATGTTGTTTGGTAAAGATAGTTCGATGCTTATTTCAAAAGGAATGGCAGCGACTGTTATAGGTGGCTTGATTTCTTCTACATTATTAACTTTAATCGTAGTTCCTGTTATATACGAAATATTAATGACGATGAGAAATAAACTAAAACGTAAATTTAATAAATAA
- the moaD gene encoding molybdopterin converting factor subunit 1 — MKVLYFAEIKEILAKQSEEIALDSTLTVEQLKINLLEQYPVLKNKTYQVAVNEEFVKDDAIVEQNDTVALIPPVSGG; from the coding sequence ATGAAAGTCTTATATTTTGCAGAAATAAAAGAAATTTTAGCTAAACAGTCTGAAGAAATAGCTTTAGATAGTACATTGACTGTCGAACAACTTAAAATTAATTTACTTGAACAATATCCAGTATTAAAAAATAAAACTTATCAAGTAGCCGTTAATGAAGAATTTGTTAAAGACGATGCCATCGTAGAACAAAATGATACGGTTGCGTTGATACCACCAGTTAGCGGAGGTTAA
- a CDS encoding MFS transporter, producing the protein MQQVEQGALKSPIWTKSFNINFLTNFLVYLCMYLLIVIIASYTKSEYHASDSIAGLVSGLFIIGSLIGRFVTGKYVNKVGPKRILLIGLIFLIVSQLLYFIEGSLTVLMITRVINGIATGVTTTATGTIAAYVTPQERKSEGISLFSLSLVLGAAIGPFFGLLLINAFPVELLFFICLICGIVSFAVSFFINLQFETTKDEPTKDTQSKKKFNINNYIGKEAIPVAIIMLITGLTYSSILTFLQFYAEEIHLVTLASYFFIFYAIASLITRPVAGRMMDDKNENVVVYPAFICLILTFVALCFTNSGWLLIIAGLLLGCGYGNISSSMQAIAIKVSPPTKYGIATSTYFIGLDLGLGFGPYVLGFVTSAVSFAQLYGIMAIVALVTAIIYLFVHGRKVKTQY; encoded by the coding sequence GTGCAACAAGTAGAACAAGGTGCTCTAAAATCACCAATATGGACTAAAAGTTTTAACATTAACTTTTTAACAAACTTTTTAGTTTACCTATGTATGTATTTATTAATTGTAATTATAGCAAGTTATACAAAGTCTGAATACCACGCATCAGATAGTATAGCCGGATTAGTATCAGGTCTTTTTATTATTGGATCACTCATAGGTAGATTTGTAACAGGTAAATATGTAAATAAAGTTGGGCCGAAACGAATATTACTAATCGGCTTAATATTTTTAATCGTTTCTCAATTATTATATTTTATTGAGGGTTCATTAACAGTATTAATGATTACACGTGTTATTAACGGAATCGCAACAGGTGTTACAACTACCGCAACTGGTACAATCGCAGCTTATGTAACGCCTCAAGAACGTAAAAGCGAAGGTATTAGCTTATTCTCATTAAGTTTAGTATTAGGTGCCGCTATAGGACCATTCTTTGGTTTATTATTAATTAATGCTTTCCCAGTTGAATTATTATTCTTTATTTGTTTAATATGTGGCATCGTTAGTTTCGCAGTATCATTCTTTATTAATTTACAATTTGAAACAACAAAAGATGAGCCTACTAAAGATACACAAAGTAAGAAAAAATTTAATATTAACAATTATATTGGAAAAGAAGCAATTCCAGTTGCCATTATTATGTTAATCACTGGTTTAACTTATTCTTCAATACTTACGTTTTTACAATTTTACGCTGAAGAAATTCATTTAGTAACATTAGCAAGTTACTTCTTTATTTTCTATGCTATTGCTTCGTTAATCACAAGACCTGTTGCTGGTCGTATGATGGATGACAAAAATGAAAACGTCGTTGTTTACCCTGCTTTCATTTGTTTAATATTAACATTCGTTGCACTATGCTTTACAAATTCAGGTTGGTTACTTATTATAGCTGGACTTTTACTTGGTTGTGGTTACGGTAATATTTCTTCAAGTATGCAAGCAATCGCAATTAAAGTGTCCCCTCCTACAAAATATGGGATCGCAACATCTACTTACTTTATAGGTTTAGACCTTGGTTTAGGCTTCGGTCCGTATGTATTAGGATTCGTAACTTCTGCTGTGTCATTTGCACAGTTATACGGCATTATGGCAATAGTAGCACTCGTTACCGCAATTATTTATTTATTCGTCCATGGACGTAAAGTTAAAACACAATATTAA
- the mspA gene encoding membrane stabilizing protein MspA, translating into MQLYLVLLPLLYLIVSYISIYKMNTIFTKILRIIMAILLIFVVALTTLSFAAVNWWVFVILLLIVGNVEITAFKFSKQDSKAVKILNIITVILIVIYIILTLILY; encoded by the coding sequence ATGCAACTTTATCTTGTCTTACTACCGCTTCTTTATTTAATTGTTAGTTACATAAGTATCTATAAAATGAATACTATTTTTACTAAAATATTAAGAATCATAATGGCTATCTTATTAATATTTGTTGTAGCTTTAACAACATTATCGTTTGCTGCAGTTAACTGGTGGGTATTTGTTATCCTCTTACTTATCGTCGGAAATGTTGAAATTACGGCATTTAAATTTAGCAAACAAGATTCAAAAGCTGTTAAGATTTTAAATATAATAACAGTCATTTTAATAGTGATATATATAATTTTAACACTTATTTTATACTAA
- a CDS encoding SE1832 family protein encodes MDLNSKLMELKDDYVRLQNDLEKRESLNQDIDPLHRQLAKIEEEIASVRSEINNQSKN; translated from the coding sequence ATGGATTTAAATTCTAAATTAATGGAACTTAAAGATGATTATGTAAGATTACAAAACGATCTTGAGAAAAGAGAATCATTAAATCAAGATATCGATCCTCTACACCGTCAACTAGCAAAAATTGAAGAAGAAATTGCTTCAGTTCGCTCAGAAATAAATAACCAATCTAAAAATTAG
- a CDS encoding transcriptional regulator, SarA/Rot family — protein MESKVKQFIESEKALSQLKHWLKTTQSLSMEEFVVLYKVYEAQKISGKVLRDTLHFEMLWDTSKIDVIIRKIYKKELISKIRSDSDERQVFYYFDEKQSELLSHITAAIETSQMAN, from the coding sequence ATGGAAAGTAAAGTAAAGCAATTCATCGAATCCGAAAAAGCACTGAGCCAACTTAAACATTGGCTTAAAACGACCCAAAGTTTATCTATGGAAGAATTTGTAGTGCTGTATAAAGTTTATGAGGCACAAAAAATTAGTGGTAAAGTATTAAGGGATACTTTACATTTTGAAATGCTGTGGGATACAAGTAAGATTGATGTTATTATACGTAAAATTTATAAAAAAGAACTCATTTCAAAAATTCGCTCAGATTCGGATGAACGACAAGTATTTTATTACTTTGATGAAAAGCAAAGTGAATTACTCAGCCATATAACGGCGGCTATCGAAACTTCACAAATGGCAAACTAA
- the mobA gene encoding molybdenum cofactor guanylyltransferase MobA, with protein sequence MKAIILAGGRSERFGAQKAFAEIQGQYFYQRIIDVLEATNMFNKIIISTNEELAPKFDYSDVVVDAPQYKDKGPLAGLCTVMKQYDDELFFVVSVDTPMISKKAISKLYQFMVAHLIEDKLDIAGFIADNYPIPTIAFYSPKTLQYIEQALNSDDYSFKNVYNQVDHAWLNVEDIDAPEYWFKNINYQQDLDSLEQVLNK encoded by the coding sequence ATGAAAGCAATAATCCTTGCCGGTGGGCGTTCAGAAAGATTTGGCGCTCAAAAAGCATTTGCAGAAATACAAGGTCAGTATTTTTACCAACGCATCATAGATGTGCTTGAAGCAACAAACATGTTTAATAAAATAATCATTAGTACAAACGAAGAATTAGCGCCAAAATTTGATTATAGTGATGTCGTCGTAGACGCGCCGCAATATAAAGATAAGGGTCCATTGGCAGGACTTTGCACAGTCATGAAACAATATGACGATGAGTTATTTTTCGTAGTATCTGTTGATACACCTATGATTTCTAAAAAAGCAATTAGCAAACTTTATCAATTTATGGTAGCGCATTTAATAGAAGATAAATTAGATATAGCAGGTTTTATCGCTGACAATTATCCAATTCCGACAATAGCATTTTATAGTCCTAAAACATTACAATATATTGAACAAGCTTTAAATTCTGATGATTATAGCTTCAAAAATGTCTATAACCAAGTAGACCATGCTTGGTTAAACGTTGAAGATATTGATGCACCAGAATATTGGTTTAAAAATATTAATTATCAACAAGATTTGGACTCTTTAGAACAAGTGTTAAATAAATAA
- a CDS encoding MarR family winged helix-turn-helix transcriptional regulator, protein MNTKKLFDSLTGIYRPYVKLFQPIFEEYDLFSAQWLVLKDIALNEPTTLVQISKRRAIEKPTTRKILKVLSDKSLLTIRQGNDKRERILTLSKAGAELFEDMSKQFDRIQGNIVERSGITAEEADITIKTVLALHEQLAKLEEE, encoded by the coding sequence ATGAATACAAAAAAATTATTTGATAGTTTAACAGGTATATATCGACCATATGTAAAATTATTTCAACCAATTTTTGAAGAGTATGACTTATTTTCAGCTCAATGGCTTGTGTTAAAAGATATTGCACTTAACGAACCGACAACATTAGTCCAAATATCTAAAAGAAGAGCAATCGAAAAACCGACAACACGTAAAATATTAAAAGTGCTGTCGGACAAATCTTTGTTAACGATAAGGCAAGGTAATGATAAAAGAGAACGCATTTTAACTCTTTCAAAAGCAGGTGCTGAATTATTTGAGGATATGAGTAAACAATTTGACCGTATTCAAGGTAACATCGTCGAACGATCAGGTATTACTGCAGAAGAAGCCGATATCACTATTAAAACTGTATTGGCATTACACGAACAATTAGCTAAATTAGAGGAGGAATAA
- a CDS encoding AEC family transporter: MTQQFIIIILLIALGYILKRLNYFKANDSQIFATLVLNITLPSLVIVNLNKAELDISLSILPIMMICFGIIAKIIVIWCFLNRDNQIRGTMGMMTASLNIGLFAYPLVATIWPEKGMIYFGMADIGGAIIMFGVTYFVGSYFSNGADNFDFKYLGKNIVKSVPLMTYIIMFIINLSNIHFPAPVISFFSTLSKANMPLSMILLGLMLSFKIEKRYLPLVAKYLGLHYGVALIAGLLVHYLLPVHDEMIKTTLQVAWLLPVGVSVIPYAIQFRYKTLPIIGMVTNLTIVISIIILYVYQAIFV; the protein is encoded by the coding sequence GTGACGCAACAATTTATTATTATTATTTTACTAATAGCGTTAGGCTATATATTAAAACGACTTAATTATTTTAAAGCAAATGATAGTCAGATTTTTGCAACGTTGGTATTAAATATCACACTTCCTTCTTTAGTTATAGTTAATTTAAATAAAGCGGAACTAGATATTTCATTATCTATATTGCCTATTATGATGATTTGTTTTGGGATTATTGCTAAAATCATTGTTATTTGGTGCTTTTTAAATAGAGATAACCAAATTAGAGGTACAATGGGAATGATGACGGCATCACTAAATATTGGATTGTTTGCTTATCCACTTGTAGCGACGATATGGCCTGAAAAGGGTATGATTTATTTTGGTATGGCTGACATCGGTGGCGCTATTATTATGTTCGGTGTCACTTATTTTGTAGGTAGTTATTTTAGTAATGGTGCGGATAATTTTGATTTTAAATATTTAGGTAAAAATATTGTGAAGTCAGTACCATTAATGACTTATATTATTATGTTCATAATTAATTTATCTAATATTCATTTCCCAGCGCCAGTTATTAGTTTTTTCTCAACGCTATCTAAGGCGAATATGCCGCTATCAATGATTTTATTAGGTTTAATGTTGAGTTTTAAAATTGAAAAACGTTATTTACCGCTTGTTGCCAAGTATTTAGGTTTACACTATGGTGTTGCGTTAATAGCTGGTTTATTGGTGCATTATTTGTTACCAGTCCACGACGAAATGATAAAAACGACATTACAAGTTGCATGGCTGTTGCCTGTTGGTGTGTCTGTTATTCCATATGCGATTCAATTTAGATACAAAACTTTACCAATTATTGGCATGGTAACTAATTTGACCATAGTGATTAGTATAATAATATTGTATGTGTATCAAGCGATTTTTGTTTAA